A genome region from Arachis duranensis cultivar V14167 chromosome 6, aradu.V14167.gnm2.J7QH, whole genome shotgun sequence includes the following:
- the LOC107493112 gene encoding repetitive proline-rich cell wall protein 1, translated as MARLSWLMVILFVALILTPQGLADYYKPPYKHDEPPKYNHPIEKPPVYKPPVYKPPVYKPPVYKPPVHKPPVYKPPVYKPPVHKPPVYNKPPYHHDKPPHGKYPPQHD; from the coding sequence ATGGCTCGCTTATCTTGGTTAATGGTGATCCTCTTTGTTGCCCTAATCCTCACTCCCCAAGGGCTTGCAGATTATTACAAACCCCCTTATAAGCATGACGAGCCTCCTAAATACAACCACCCAATTGAAAAACCACCGGTTTACAAGCCTCCGGTTTACAAACCTCCGGTCTATAAGCCACCGGTTTACAAGCCACCCGTGCACAAACCACCGGTTTACAAGCCACCGGTTTATAAGCCACCCGTGCACAAGCCGCCGGTTTACAACAAGCCACCGTACCACCATGACAAGCCTCCTCATGGCAAGTACCCTCCACAACATGACTAA
- the LOC107493111 gene encoding peroxidase 9-like, whose product MHFIKLNNLLVIALVSTSLLSSYAYPGFNFDWGGRNHGSRGGISYGLSPQFYQFSCPQANDIVMSVLEKAMAKNMRIAASLLRLHFHDCFVQGCDASILLDDSPAIVSEKNSGPNKNSIRGFEVIDEIKAKLEEACPQTVSCADILALAARGSTILSGGPNWELPLGRRDSRTASLIGSNNNIPPPNATIQNLITFFKRQGLDEVDLVALSGAHTIGVARCATFKQRLYNQNGKNEADVSIERTFYFGLKTMCPRSGGDNNISPLDFGSPRMFDNTYFKFILQGRGLLNSDQVLLSGGVIKTQELVKKYAQDEAFFFQQFAMSMIKLGNLRPITGFNGQVRKNCRRVN is encoded by the exons ATGCATTTCATCAAACTCAATAATCTTCTTGTGATAGCTTTGGTTTCAACTTCACTACTATCTTCTTATGCGTACCCTGGCTTCAACTTTGATTGGGGTGGAAGAAACCATGGAAGTAGGGGGGGAATATCTTATGGTCTTTCTCCTCAGTTCTACCAATTTTCATGCCCTCAAGCCAATGACATTGTCATGTCAGTGTTGGAGAAAGCCATGGCTAAAAACATGAGAATTGCTGCTTCTCTTCTTAGACTTCACTTCCATGATTGCTTTGTCCAG GGCTGTGATGCTTCGATTTTGCTGGACGATAGCCCTGCAATAGTAAGCGAAAAGAACTCCGGCCCGAACAAGAATTCCATCCGAGGTTTTGAAGTGATCGACGAGATCAAGGCTAAGTTGGAAGAAGCATGCCCTCAGACTGTGTCTTGTGCAGACATTCTTGCTCTTGCAGCAAGAGGCTCCACTATTCTT AGTGGAGGGCCTAACTGGGAGCTACCATTAGGAAGGAGAGACTCAAGAACAGCAAGTTTAATTGGTTCAAACAACAACATTCCACCACCAAATGCCACCATTCAAAATCTAATAACATTTTTCAAGCGTCAAGGCCTTGATGAAGTTGACCTTGTTGCCCTCTCAG gtgCACATACAATTGGGGTGGCAAGGTGTGCAACATTCAAGCAAAGACTATACAACCAAAATGGAAAGAACGAAGCAGATGTGTCAATAGAAAGAACATTCTACTTTGGTCTCAAAACAATGTGTCCAAGATCAGGTGGTGACAACAACATTTCCCCATTGGACTTTGGTTCTCCCAGGATGTTTGATAACACTTACTTCAAGTTCATTCTTCAAGGAAGAGGCTTACTCAATTCTGATCAAGTTCTTCTCTCTGGTGGTGTCATCAAGACTCAAGAACTTGTCAAGAAATATGCTCAAGATGAGGCTTTCTTCTTCCAACAATTTGCTATGTCTATGATCAAATTGGGAAACCTTCGACCCATTACCGGTTTTAACGGCCAAGTTAGAAAGAATTGTCGCcgagttaattaa
- the LOC107493041 gene encoding pre-mRNA-splicing factor ATP-dependent RNA helicase DEAH7-like, translated as MEVPASPSGYERENDRNERRHHRDESRSGSRRLTHVDNFESKEPYFERDSRSRYGHEYNRKREHYSERDSRSRYDHERGRSKEPYSKRDSRSRYDHEYGRKRSRYEGSRRTPGRPDWDDGQWEWEDTPRRDSVSSSRRHQPSPSPMFLGASPDARLVSPWLGGNTPYSSSPWDHVSPSPIPIRTSGSSVKSSTSRYSGRSHQLTFSSGASSSYEDEVTDKSEFGEEHKYEITESMHAEMEYDADRAWYDREEGSTMFDGEDNSSLFLGDEATFQKKEAELAKRLTRRDGTKMSLAQSKKLSQLTADNAQWEDRQLLRSGAVRGTEVQTEFDDEEERKVVLLVHDTKPPFLDGRVVFTKQAEPIMPIKDPTSDMAIISRKGSTLVKEIREKQSSNKSRQRFWELAGSKLGDILGVEKTAEQIDADTATVGEQGEIDFKEEAKFSQHLKKEEAVSDFAKSKSIAEQRQYLPIFSVRDDLLQVIRENQIVVVVGETGSGKTTQLTQYLHEDGYTINGIVGCTQPRRVAAMSVAKRVSEEMETELGEKVGYAIRFEDVTGPNTIIKYMTDGVLLRETLKDSDLDKYRVIVMDEAHERSLNTDVLFGILKKVVARRRDFKLIVTSATLNAQKFSHFFGSVPIYHIPGRTFPVTTLWSKTPVEDYVEGAVKQAMRIHITSPPGDILIFMTGQDEIEAACYALAERMEQMVSSSKKAFYVIDTGYGKMKVYNPRMGMDALQVFPVSRAAADQRAGRAGRTGPGTCCRLYTESAYLNEMLPSPVPEIQRTNLGNVVLLLKSLKVDNLLDFDFMDPPPQDNILNSMYQLWLLGALNNVGALTDLGWKMVEFPLDPPLAKMLLMGEQLGCLEEVLTIVSMLSVPSVFFRPKDRAKESDAARERFFVPESDHLTLYNVYQQWKQHDYRGDWCNDHFLHVKGLRKAREVRSQLLDIVKTLKISLTTCWPDTDIVRKAICSAYFHNAARLKGVGEYVNCRTGMPCHLHPSSALYGMGATPEYVVYHELILTTKEYMQCATAVEPQWLAELGPMFFSVKESDTSLLEHKKKQKQEKTAMEEEMENLKKMQAEIERKQKQEEKEKLAKQQLQVCMPGLKKGSSTYLRPKKLGL; from the exons ATGGAG GTCCCTGCTTCACCCTCTGGATATGAAAGGGAGAATGATAGGAATGAGAGGAGGCATCACAGAGATGAGTCAAGAAGTGGTAGCAGAAGACTGACACATGTAGACAATTTTGAAAGTAAGGAGCCTTATTTTGAGAGGGATTCACGTAGTAGGTATGGCCATGAATACAACAGAAAGAGGGAGCATTATTCTGAGAGGGATTCACGTAGTAGATATGACCATGAACGCGGTAGAAGTAAGGAGCCTTATTCAAAAAGGGATTCCCGTAGTAGGTATGACCATGAATATGGTAGAAAGCGAAGCAGATATGAGGGTTCCAGGAGAACACCTG GCAGGCCTGACTGGGATGATGGGCAATGGGAATGGGAAGATACTCCTCGAAGGGACAGTGTCTCTAGTTCTAGACGTCATCAACCTTCACCATCCCCTATGTTTCTTGGTGCCTCACCTGATGCACGATTGGTTTCTCCATGGTTAGGAGGCAATActccttattcttcttctccatggGACCATGTGTCTCCATCTCCTATTCCAATACGTACTTCTGGTTCTTCAGTCAAATCTTCTACTTCTAGATATAGTGGAAGGTCCCATCAACTTACTTTTTCTTCGGGAGCTTCAAGTTCGTATGAG GATGAAGTGACTGATAAGTCCGAGTTTGGTGAAGAACACAAGTATGAGATTACTGAAAGCATGCACGCAGAGATGGAATATGATGCTGACCGGGCATG GTATGATAGAGAGGAAGGTAGCACAATGTTCGATGGAGAAGATAACTCATCCCTTTTTCTTGGAGATGAGGCTACCTTTCAAAAAAAAGAGGCTGAGCTTGCCAAAAGACTG ACTAGAAGAGATGGGACCAAGATGTCCCTTGCTCAGAGCAAGAAATTGTCTCAGCTCACAGCTGATAATGCTCAATGGGAGGACAGACAACTGCTGAGATCAGGAGCCGTTAGAGGTACAGAGGTTCAGACTGAGTTTGATGATGAGGAAGAACGCAAAGTTGTTCTTCTGGTGCATG ATACAAAACCTCCATTCCTTGATGGCAGAGTTGTTTTTACTAAGCAGGCAGAGCCAATTATGCCAATAAAAGATCCAACATCTGACATGGCTATAATTTCTCGTAAAGGATCTACTCTGGTCAAAGAAATACGTGAGAAACAGAGTTCAAATAAGTCTCGTCAACGTTTTTGGGAGCTTGCAGGCTCAAAACTTGGCGATATCTTAGGTGTTGAAAAGACAGCAGAACAG ATTGATGCAGACACTGCTACAGTGGGTGAACAGGGTGAAATAGATTTTAAGGAAGAAGCTAAGTTTTCACAGCATTTGAAAAAGGAAGAGGCTGTGAGTGATTTTGCCAAGTCAAAGAGTATTGCAGAGCAAAGGCAATATCTGCCCATTTTTTCAGTGCGAGATGACCTATTACAG GTAATTCGAGAAAATCAGATTGTGGTAGTGGTTGGAGAAACAGGCTCAGGAAAGACAACCCAATTGACACAG TATCTGCATGAGGATGGCTACACTATAAATGGTATAGTAGGTTGCACCCAACCCAGGCGTGTGGCAGCTATGAGTGTGGCCAAGAGAGTCAGTGAGGAGATGGAGACAGAGCTGGGTGAGAAGGTTGGCTATGCTATACGGTTTGAGGATGTGACTGGGCCAAATACCATTATAAAG TACATGACAGATGGGGTTCTTCTACGAGAAACactcaaagactctgatctaGACAAGTATCG GGTTATTGTCATGGATGAAGCCCATGAAAGATCATTAAACACGGATGTTCTTTTTGGAATATTGAAGAAAGTTGTAGCTCGGCGTCGTGATTTTAAGTTGATTGTCACGTCAGCAACGCTGAATGCACAGAAATTTTCACATTTCTTCGGAAG TGTGCCAATTTATCATATTCCTGGGAGAACATTTCCTGTGACTACATTATGGAGTAAAACTCCAGTTGAAGATTATGTTGAAGGTGCAGTGAAGCAGGCCATGAGGATTCACATTACTAGTCCTCCAGGTGACATTCTTATCTTCATGACTGGCCAAGATGAGATTGAGGCAGCTTGCTACGCCCTTGCAGAAAGAATGGAGCAGATGGTCTCTTCTTCAAAGAAAGCATTCTATGTCATAGACACAGGTTATGGTAAAATGAAGGTGTATAACCCAAGGATGGGAATGGACGCTCTCCAAGTCTTCCCCGTCAGCCGTGCTGCTGCTGATCAGCGTGCTGGTCGAGCTGGTAGAACTGGGCCTGGTACATGTTGTCGACTGTACACAGAGAGTGCTTACCTAAATGAAATGTTGCCCAGCCCTGTCCCTGAGATTCAAAGGACTAACCTCGGCAATGTGGTCTTGTTGCTGAAATCTCTTAAAGTTGATAATTTACTTGATTTTGATTTCATGGACCCACCTCCGCAAGATAATATTCTCAATTCTATGTACCAGTTGTGGTTATTGGGTGCCCTTAACAATGTGGGTGCCTTAACAGATCTTGGCTGGAAAATGGTTGAGTTTCCACTGGACCCTCCACTTGCCAAGATGCTTTTGATGGGTGAACAGCTAGGGTGCCTTGAGGAGGTTCTGACGATTGTTTCCATGCTTTCAGTACCGTCAGTTTTCTTTAGACCCAAGGACCGAGCAAAGGAGAGTGATGCTGCACGCGAAAGATTTTTTGTGCCAGAATCTGATCACTTAACCCTGTACAATGTCTATCAGCAATGGAAACAGCATGATTACAGAGGTGACTGGTGTAATGATCATTTTTTGCATGTTAAAGGTCTAAGAAAGGCCAGAGAGGTGAGATCCCAGCTGCTTGATATTGTCAAGACACTGAAGATCTCTCTAACCACCTGTTGGCCTGATACAGACATAGTCAGAAAAGCAATTTGCTCAGCATACTTCCACAATGCAGCAAGATTAAAGGGTGTTGGAGAGTATGTCAACTGCCGGACTGGGATGCCGTGTCATCTACACCCCAGTAGCGCACTCTATGGCATGGGTGCAACTCCGGAGTATGTGGTTTATCACGAGTTAATCCTAACCACGAAGGAGTATATGCAATGTGCTACAGCCGTGGAGCCCCAGTGGTTGGCTGAGCTTGGACCCATGTTTTTCTCTGTTAAGGAGTCTGATACATCATTGCTGGAGCATAAGAAGAAACAGAAACAAGAGAAGACGGCCATGGAGGAGGAGATGGAGAATTTGAAGAAGATGCAAGCAGAGATTGAGAGAAAACAGAAGCAGGAGGAGAAAGAAAAGTTGGCTAAGCAGCAACTGCAAGTCTGCATGCCAGGTTTGAAAAAGGGGTCTTCCACATATTTGAGACCAAAGAAACTTGGTTTGTAA